One genomic segment of Accipiter gentilis chromosome 29, bAccGen1.1, whole genome shotgun sequence includes these proteins:
- the PPP1R26 gene encoding protein phosphatase 1 regulatory subunit 26: MFLMNASPLVALQTKWESFGPARNYRYPVCFSESEGDVTRTSVSAKVQMIINNLQSQETPLGMNNEYDCIMQKKQKGEKGTSNRVSSSTTLLRKHPQYTKCGCPADSDDTEVEENVGFGTLLLDSDSDDSVDRGIEEAIQEYLKAKSKSDQSLQRNAECSENISRDKRFKREFSQNKMASNLLPVKFKAEMLSEEYLTDHLGIGKRLQPASPQSISSDDSFEQSIQAEIVQFLNEKKQQEISRCVIGEDKKDSHVRPVLKCNKETTNKTNCGAIKQGCNALLLRHHPKLQKTSTQSKCLQSKIQEEPSDFSQVNQAYLEMATASQPWLVEQNEESGANYWETRGALINESMHTSDSSSDDGIEEAIQLYQLEKIRKEAGHTKDAVPLQREQFDTKGMADISASLTISSTKSASPEIHKSPASNKRKEINSKSTELESTSSEFNNLFKPLKKARHFAPPENKIAACELTLQASCRADTSAELMCAEAILDISKTIMPSQMGSDNKSLAADSFFSPQLLSSSRCESDSSLVDSDDSIEQEIRAFLALKAQSGNLGTKPPSLSHSIQMPLPSDQNSLTGTLEPSLPKTLKLSLSRKRRLKREDRIVKQGASKTPEQLETGLFQPGNYSKFPVLQEECALSSPAKLCDAQRLSTKETRQQQLMSSKLSGSDGRCVALDSVNPFMQVQSSARKLMKNTIQTQERDGSDDESSSLDSDEDLDSAIKDLLRSKRKLKKKSKDQKSQCKKRVRFSETETQLLDEFSSLQQNEWKCKNPMLLKSCLSKPRKAVKENAIRNPPDNINVKLTNEKPETMKNLKFNLQLKKGYKPKPISNSNNLRVAKNKKCTFTAASDADDSSSVDSDDSIEQEIRKFLAEKAKDSASNSEVQKDDATLDLLRVTKQTANKGKAKQQPVENEIDLMLGQSKKTEVSQQADELKDSQRTEGKSAMLHGSGKSASSAENVTLHTTGQSKAKQGLAGVKGVAGVELSGNTTGKKAVPNTDPAQKMLPPKTSKNGGCKVQKVINAKSRSKRKNTFHLKISSKFIAGLKYARDRKKSMLLNKKQKAERLLAQSSVLGMEVASQDTDVLNQGSGAPLPKGEFSGETMTAIKESSSSQKLTVEVPSPRVAETCERQEAAPLYIKEEAEGCRKANASGDQLDSHSSLPLQEQSVAAVKVDKVCRGISKAENTQMWIEEGDIHKESRADSNLDRPCPEHSVAVVKADKVSRDTSQQSIHACSKGEDNQQDKRPDPSLGCPLQERNVTAVTVDKTSGGACTDNSMQMCVKKENVTCQDSNRQEEIQVSSSSLEGKIPVLQNREIACEVDQGQEVLDKTCAKFTDVPAGDCPDSLLKRKVSDICLRTSLCCGFMLESQFSHAKGWWSSSVSRTPVKSAELWCGDPSLKI, translated from the exons ATGTTCCTTATGAATGCTTCTCCTTTGGTAGCTCTTCAGACAAAATGGGAGTCCTTTGGACCAGCAAGGAATTATAGATACCCTGTTTGCTTCTCTGAATCTGAAGGGGACGTCACTAGAACCTCTGTAAGTGCAAAAGTTCAGATGATCATAAACAACCTGCAAAGTCAAGAGACTCCCCTGGGTATGAACAATGAGTATGATTGTATTatgcagaagaaacaaaagggagaaaagggcaCTAGTAACAGAGTCTCATCTAGCACCACATTGCTACGGAAGCATCCTCAGTATACCAAGTGTGGATGCCCTGCTGATTCGGACGACACTGAAGTGGAAGAGAATGTGGGGTTTGGGACTCTCTTGCTCGATTCTGATAGTGATGATTCTGTTGACCGAGGTATAGAGGAAGCCATTCAAGAGTACttgaaagcaaaaagcaaaagtgaCCAGTCATTGCAAAGGAATGCAGAGTGTTCTGAGAATATAAGCAGAGACAAAAGGTTTAAGAGAGAATTCTCCCAGAACAAAATGGCTAGTAACCTTCTCCCTGTGAAATTTAAAGCTGAGATGCTCTCTGAAGAGTACCTGACTGACCACCTGGGAATTGGTAAAAGGCTACAGCCTGCTTCCCCTCAGAGCATCAGTAGCGATGACTCTTTTGAACAGAGCATACAAGCTGAAATAGTACAGTTCTTGAAtgagaagaagcagcaagaaattaGTAGATGTGTAATTGGGGAGGATAAAAAAGATTCCCATGTGAGACCTGTCCTAAAATgcaacaaagaaacaacaaacaaaacaaactgtgGTGCTATAAAGCAAGGTTGTAACGCGCTCCTCTTGAGACACCATCCCAAGCTGCAGAAAACCAGCACGCAGTCCAAGTGTTTGCAGTCTAAAATCCAAGAAGAGCCTAGTGATTTCAGCCAAGTGAACCAAGCGTATCTAGAAATGGCCACTGCCAGCCAGCCCTGGTTAGTGGAGCAAAATGAAGAAAGTGGAGCTAATTACTGGGAGACAAGGGGAGCGCTTATCAACGAGAGCATGCACACATCTGATTCAAGTAGCGATGATGGCATTGAAGAAGCCATTCAGCTTTATCAgctggagaaaatcaggaaggaGGCAGGTCACACAAAAGACGCTGTCCCTTTGCAGAGGGAACAATTTGATACAAAGGGAATGGCAGACATTTCTGCAAGCCTGACAATTAGCTCAACAAAAAGTGCCTCACCAGAAATCCATAAAAGCCCTGCAAGcaacaagagaaaagaaattaattcaaagtcAACAGAGTTAGAAAGCACCAGCAGTGAATTTAACAACCTGTTTAAACCGCTGAAAAAAGCCAGACATTTTGCACCTCCAGAAAACAAGATTGCTGCTTGTGAGCTCACATTGCAGGCTTCTTGCAGAGCAGACACATCTGCAGAACTCATGTGTGCGGAAGCTATCCTTGATATTTCCAAGACAATCATGCCATCCCAAATGGGAAGTGACAACAAATCACTCGCTGCAGACTCCTTCTTTTCTCCCCAGCTTCTCTCATCCTCTCGTTGTGAAAGTGACAGCAGCCTTGTGGACAGTGATGATAGTATAGAGCAAGAAATCAGGGCTTTTTTGGCTCTGAAAGCACAGTCAGGAAACCTTGGAACAAAGCCTCCCAGCTTGTCACACTCAATCCAGATGCCTTTGCCTTCTGATCAAAACAGCCTCACTGGTACCCTCGAGCCTTCACTTCCCAAAACACTGAAGCTATCACTGAGTCGTAAAAGGAGACTTAAAAGGGAAGACAGAATAGTGAAACAAGGTGCATCAAAAACACCTGAGCAGCTGGAGACAGGACTTTTCCAGCCAGGTAACTATTCAAAATTTCCTGTGCTCCAAGAGGAGTGTGCCCTGAGCAGTCCTGCAAAACTCTGTGATGCTCAAAGGCTCAGTACTAAAGAGACtaggcagcagcagctgatgtCTTCCAAACTGTCTGGATCTGACGGCAGATGCGTGGCCTTGGACTCTGTAAACCCTTTTATGCAGGTTCAGAGTAGCGCAAGAAAGCTTATGAAAAATACCATCCAAACTCAAGAGAGGGATGGTTCAGATGATGAGAGCAGTTCTCTGGATAGTGATGAAGACCTTGATAGCGCTATCAAGGACCTTTTACGgtctaaaagaaaattaaagaagaagTCCAAGGACCAGAAATCTCAGTGCAAGAAGAGAGTCAGATTTAGCGAGACAGAAACTCAGCTGCTAGATGAATTTAGTAGCCTCCAACAAAACGAGTGGAAATGTAAAAATCCCATGCTACTGAAAAGCTGCCTCTCAAAACCTAGAAAAGCTGTGAAAGAGAATGCAATCAGAAATCCTCCAGACAACATAAATGTCAAACTTACCAATGAAAAACCAGAAACCATGAAGAACTTAAAGTTTAACTTACAGCTTAAAAAAGGATATAAACCTAAACCAATTTCAAACTCGAATAACCTGCGggtagcaaaaaataaaaaatgtactttcacagctgcgtcagatgctgatgACAGCAGTTCAGTGGACAGCGATGACAGCATTGAACAAGAAATTAGGAAGTTTTTGGCAGAAAAGGCTAAAGACTCTGCAAGCAATTCAGAGGTACAAAAAGATGATGCAACTCTGGACCTATTGAGAGTGACCAAACAAACTGctaataaaggaaaagcaaagcaacagcCAGTTGAAAATGAGATTGACCTCATGCTGGGTCAGAGTAAAAAGACTGAGGTATCTCAGCAAGCTGATGAGTTGAAGGACTCTCAGAGAACGGAAGGGAAAAGTGCAATGTTACATGGCAGTGGGAAATCTGCTTCCTCTGCAGAGAATGTTACTCTTCATACTACTGGTCAGTCAAAAGCTAAGCAAGGATTGGCAGGGGTTAAAGGTGTTGCTGGTGTTGAGTTATCTGGAAACACAACAGGTAAAAAGGCTGTCCCTAATACAGACCCTGCGCAGAAAATGCTTCCAcctaaaaccagcaaaaatggAGGTTGTAAAGTACAAAAAGTAATTAATGCAAAGTCTAGATCTAAAAGAAAGAATACCTTTCACCTAAAAATCTCAAGTAAATTTATTGCAGGTCTAAAATATGCTCGGGACAGGAAGAAGTCCATGCTTTtgaacaaaaagcagaaagcagagcgTTTGCTTGCCCAGAGCAGTGTGTTAGGAATGGAGGTAGCTTCCCAGGATACAGACGTACTTAACCAGGGAAGTGGAGCCCCCTTGCCAAAAGGTGAATTTAGTGGGGAGACTATGACAGCAATAAAAGAATCCAGTTCTTCTCAGAAGCTCACTGTGGAAGTGCCAAGTCCCCGTGTAGCAGAAACATGTGAAAGGCAGGAGGCTGCTCCTTTGTATATCAAAGAGGAAGCAGAGGGTTGCAGAAAGGCTAATGCTTCAGGAGATCAGTTGGATTCACACTCGAGTCTCCCCTTGCAGGAACAGAGTGTGGCAGCAGTAAAAGTAGATAAGGTTTGCAGAGGAATATCCAAAGCTGAGAACACACAGATGTGGATCGAGGAAGGAGATATCCACAAAGAGAGCAGGGCCGATTCAAATTTAGATCGCCCATGCCCTGAACACAGTGTGGCAGTGGTAAAAGCAGATAAAGTCAGCAGAGACACATCTCAGCAGAGTATACATGCGTGCAGTAAGGGAGAGGATAACCAGCAGGACAAGAGGCCAGATCCAAGTTTAGGTTGCCCACTGCAAGAACGAAATGTGACAGCAGTAACGGTGGATAAAACTAGTGGAGGAGCATGTACAGATAACAGTATGCAGATGtgtgttaaaaaggaaaatgttacatGCCAGGACAGTAACAGGCAGGAAGAAATTCAGGTATCCAGCTCTagtttggaaggaaaaatacCTGTCCTGCAGAATAGGGAAATTGCTTGTGAAGTGGACCAAGGGCAGGAAGTTTTAGACAAAACCTGTGCAAAATTTACTGACGTACCTGCAGGGGACTGCCCAGATTCCCTCTTAAAAAGAAAGGTTTCAGATAT CTGCCTTAGGACAAGCCTATGTTGTGGTTTTATGCTGGAGTCTCAGTTCTCCCACGCCAAGGGCTGGTGGTCGAGTTCAGTAAGCAGAACTCCAGTGAAGTCAGCAGAGCTGTGGTGCGGAGATCCATCCTTGAAGATATAA
- the MRPS2 gene encoding 28S ribosomal protein S2, mitochondrial isoform X1 produces MAVPRLLRAAAPRLYSSVPAPAAVAAQPRAVDDKLLSEPLSHPDFFNVKELFSLKDLFDARVHLGHKKGCRHRFMEPYIFGCRLDQDIIDLDQTMQHLQLALNFTAHIAYRKGIILFISRKRQFCHLVESTARECGEYAHTRYWQGGLLTNAHIQFGPGVRLPDLLIFLSSLNNVFEPHVAIRDAAKMNIPTVGVVDTNCNPCLITYPIPGNDDSPTAMELYCKLFRMTIIRAKDKRKQSEVFSELRSKAEGS; encoded by the exons ATGGCGGTGCCGCGGCTTCTGCGGGCAG CAGCCCCACGGCTCTACAGCAGCGTACCGGccccggcggcggtggcggcccaGCCCCGCG cTGTGGATGACAAGCTGCTGTCCGAGCCTCTCAGCCACCCCGACTTCTTCAATGTGAAGGAGCTCTTCTCACTGAAAGATCTCTTTGATGCTCGGGTGCACCTGGGGCACAAAAAGGGATGTCGGCACAG GTTCATGGAGCCCTACATCTTCGGCTGCCGCCTGGATCAGGACATCATCGACTTGGATCAAACGATGCAGCACCTCCAGCTGGCCCTCAACTTCACCGCCCACATCGCCTACCGCAAGGGCATCATCCTCTTCATCAGCCGCAAACGCCAGTTCTGCCACCTGGTCGAGAGCACGGCACGGGAGTGCGGGGAGTACGCCCACACCCGTTACTGGCAGGGCGGCCTGCTCACCAACGCTCACATCCAGTTCGGGCCCGGCGTCCGCCTGCCCgacctcctcatcttcctcagcAGCCTCAACAACGTCTTTGAGCCCCACGTGGCCATCCGGGATGCTGCCAAGATGAACATCCCCACGGTGGGGGTGGTGGACACGAACTGCAACCCCTGTTTGATCACctaccccatccctgggaacgaCGACAGCCCCACCGCCATGGAGCTCTACTGCAAGCTCTTCAGGATGACCATCATCCGCGccaaggacaagaggaaacagagcGAGGTCTTCAGTGAGCTGCGGAGCAAAGCGGAGGGCAGTTAG
- the PIERCE1 gene encoding piercer of microtubule wall 1 protein — translation MSRPAAAGSPGPRTSDFYRTSPGLPGRFQQPACFRGYGQPEPHPRYRTANRVYGSKAPTVHEVPTSFHVTSHAFSNTLARCGMYRNNGLNTSLEKSHVTGPDNFITAYDHLNFHPSYNPSGPSHC, via the exons ATgtcccgcccggcggcggcgggcagccccgGTCCCCGCACCAGTGACTTCTACCGCACCAGCCCCGGCCTGCCCGGCCGCTTCCAGCAGCCCGCCTGCTTTCGTGGCTACGG GCAGCCGGAGCCTCACCCCCGGTACCGGACCGCCAACCGGGTCTACGGCAGCAAAGCCCCCACGGTGCACGAGGTACCG ACCTCCTTCCACGTCACCTCGCACGCGTTTTCGAATACCCTGGCACGGTGTGGCATGTACAGAAATAACGGGCTCAACACCTCCCTGGAGAAGAGCCACGTCACCGGCCCAGACAACTTCATCACCGCCTACGACCACCTCAACTTCCATCCCAGCTACAACCCAAGCGGCCCGTCGCACTGTTAG
- the MRPS2 gene encoding 28S ribosomal protein S2, mitochondrial isoform X2, with the protein MAVPRLLRAAVDDKLLSEPLSHPDFFNVKELFSLKDLFDARVHLGHKKGCRHRFMEPYIFGCRLDQDIIDLDQTMQHLQLALNFTAHIAYRKGIILFISRKRQFCHLVESTARECGEYAHTRYWQGGLLTNAHIQFGPGVRLPDLLIFLSSLNNVFEPHVAIRDAAKMNIPTVGVVDTNCNPCLITYPIPGNDDSPTAMELYCKLFRMTIIRAKDKRKQSEVFSELRSKAEGS; encoded by the exons ATGGCGGTGCCGCGGCTTCTGCGGGCAG cTGTGGATGACAAGCTGCTGTCCGAGCCTCTCAGCCACCCCGACTTCTTCAATGTGAAGGAGCTCTTCTCACTGAAAGATCTCTTTGATGCTCGGGTGCACCTGGGGCACAAAAAGGGATGTCGGCACAG GTTCATGGAGCCCTACATCTTCGGCTGCCGCCTGGATCAGGACATCATCGACTTGGATCAAACGATGCAGCACCTCCAGCTGGCCCTCAACTTCACCGCCCACATCGCCTACCGCAAGGGCATCATCCTCTTCATCAGCCGCAAACGCCAGTTCTGCCACCTGGTCGAGAGCACGGCACGGGAGTGCGGGGAGTACGCCCACACCCGTTACTGGCAGGGCGGCCTGCTCACCAACGCTCACATCCAGTTCGGGCCCGGCGTCCGCCTGCCCgacctcctcatcttcctcagcAGCCTCAACAACGTCTTTGAGCCCCACGTGGCCATCCGGGATGCTGCCAAGATGAACATCCCCACGGTGGGGGTGGTGGACACGAACTGCAACCCCTGTTTGATCACctaccccatccctgggaacgaCGACAGCCCCACCGCCATGGAGCTCTACTGCAAGCTCTTCAGGATGACCATCATCCGCGccaaggacaagaggaaacagagcGAGGTCTTCAGTGAGCTGCGGAGCAAAGCGGAGGGCAGTTAG